Below is a genomic region from Balneola sp. MJW-20.
GGACAGCACCTAAAGCAAATGGGCTTTACCTGGATATTGGCTGTTCTACCGCTTTATACGGGCGCGCACTCAAGGCTGCCCAGAAAGAAGCAGATATCGTAGCGCTGGATTTTTCTCTTCAAATGCTGGAAGAAGCCAGGCTTAAAGCCGAAGCCGATGAGACGGATCTTTATTTTGTAAGGGCAGATGCAAGGCAGATGCCTTTCTTTTCAAAAACCTTTGACGGGCTGGTCATGGGCGGAACTATGAATGAGCTCACTGAGCCACTAAAGGTGCTGTATGAATCCCGGAGGGTGATCAAAGACAATGGAGTATTCTTTAATATGCACCTGATCAAGTCGGATGCCTGGTATGGCCGGTTGCTTCAGGAATCTGTGTCGATCGGAGGGATCAAGTTCTGGACCAAAGAAGAGAGCAATAAACTCTTTCA
It encodes:
- a CDS encoding class I SAM-dependent methyltransferase, whose protein sequence is MKLELKAPENERAGLHVPDEVSNLNIPFNGTICSPDGDEYHVKNNVVDLLGKEPEFTSIAQSTNHWKLTAAIYEDIWRKRSLSLLSGEEFPIEKEHELLIEWTAPKANGLYLDIGCSTALYGRALKAAQKEADIVALDFSLQMLEEARLKAEADETDLYFVRADARQMPFFSKTFDGLVMGGTMNELTEPLKVLYESRRVIKDNGVFFNMHLIKSDAWYGRLLQESVSIGGIKFWTKEESNKLFHQAGFRVEDQLVKGIVCFTKLSPA